The Salmo salar chromosome ssa19, Ssal_v3.1, whole genome shotgun sequence DNA window AGGATGTGGCGTGGGAGTAGGTCTACCGTAGCAGTAGCTCATCTGTACTCACTCTGATGGAGGGGGGCTAACCCACATGGTGCTATGGTTACCAGTGGTGTCATGATTAGTCCAAAGCATTTTGCAAAGGAACTCCAAacgaaaacgttttgcaacaaaaacaatactttctattggacaaattcaggtaggtcccgccCCGTTTCATTtgcttctgtttggttctgtttgtaTTCTAGTTAATACCCCCCTGGGCTTCAGGTGTGTAGGGCTAGTCTGCTATCTTGGTGCTGAGCCGGTGGCTGCAATTACAGGCAAACAGAAAGCGAGGGGAGGGGTTGCGTGGTAAGTCGCATACCTCCATCTCAACTGGTTGGGACTGTTAAGGATGACACTGTTTCGTTCAATggtggattgctgatgctatgtattggctattgagaggctttgaagacaccggtcggccatattgccACTCCCCAGGAGGatcagtcctccataggaatgaatggaattctacagtatttcaattaaatgtttcaaggacaaaattacatgtatttaaccattTTCTTGTCATTGGGCGGATAGTAACATTAGTCATCTAAAACAtttatactttaaggaaaataaatatttgtattttattatttgtatgtttagctcaaataatataatttaaaagtatgcattaaggtgtctgtaatagaataaatatggcaaaaacaaatgtacacaTTAATACATcaatttctatagcttccaaaatatttattttaaacagtgggggaatgccaagatggaggcatggTGTCTTCTACACAGCGCCCCCTATCAGCCATCTAGTGTATATAAATAATTGGTTTCGCTGTATCCTCCACAACCTTCTAAGGTAGAAGTACTCTTCTGAGGCAGCATaatataaaaaacatgttttatttcagATGGCTGTCTATCCTGTCTTTCCGTTTATAATCTAATGCTACATTGCAGGTTTTGCAGAATATATTGTTGTTGAAGTCAGGTATTTGCCCCTCTATTTCTTCAAGCGATAtcctgatttttatttattttttattttctggtTGGATTCAGTCTCTCCCCTTTAACTGTCCTAATTGCAGCCTTTCTATAACTGCTGATGATCAGGGATTGGGTCTGTTGGACAGGATCAGTTTGAGCAAAGTGAGATGTAGAATCACTGTTCTAAAAATAGTATTCTCTGATAATAATAGGCTTTGCGTAATTAAGACTCTTTACTACCACTACCCTGGTTTAGGAGATCCCCCCCCACCAAACACTCACTCACAACCAGACATTGAATGATTAATTGGAGACAGCTTGTGTCAATTAAAGAGCATTACCTAGAAGTTTCTGCATGCAGCAAGCCCAGTGGATAATGCTGGAAATACTGgtcaaagaaaaataaaataaaataaaaaatgcctGGGCATATTTATAACAACATACTCCTTATCttcctcaccatcatcatcattggaGTGGAAAGGCAATGTCTTGTTGTTCCAGGGGAACCCTGTTAGTGAATGCATTCAGTGATGACTCTATTCATTTTAGGCCTATAAAAAAAACAACCAGGACACCTTTTAGTGGCCTAATAGTGCATGCTGCTTGCTCAACCGCAGTAAGGGCTCAGGAGTTATTGACAAAAGTCTAAAATGCTCTGTTCTGTGTATGTTCAGAGTGAATGAATATCTTAAATAAGCAGGATACATGTAACCAAACAGTTGCGCTAGAGTGGAGACTCGAATAGGGTGTTTCTGTACTTGGAACCAGAGCTCTAATTGCGCTGAGGAGCGTTTCGCGGCAGGTTGACATAATACAATTTTACAACATCCAGAGTCTCGCGTTCACTGATGAAGCAACCCGCTATATGCacacagagcgagcgagcgagcgagagagagagaaagagcgagcgagagagagagagagagagcgagagagagagagattataaacAGCGTAGTGGTAGAAATTACCCATAGAGACATCTGTAAAGTCTCTATGGGTAATTATATGGGTGATATTATATGTGCAACTTCAGGTAGCTCAGAAAAACATGCTGCACACATTACAACGAAAATGACATTTCCACAACTTTAGAAAAAGCCAAATAAACAACCAAACGACATGGGTTCGTTTGCAAGGGACTATGAATGACTGTCCCTGATGTAGACCGGCTTTACTATGAAGGTGAGAGACATAAATATTCAAACGTATGTGTTTTAAAGGAGGATGTAAACATGGTGAGCTTGGGTGAGGAAATACTCATTCTAAATTATATTACCATTCTGACTGTGTTTATCTCCAGCGCTGTCATTACAAAAAAAACGTTATCCTCCTCAGCAGTTGCAGTGCAACTGTTTCAACCGTTTCTTGAGTTCCAGATGTCCCCCAGTAAAAAGTGCATGTAATGTAAGTTCCTGGGCTGCTGTCTCCCCCTATGGGCATGTACATTTTTAGCCAGTAAAATAATAATTGATTTGGTATGGATCGAATAAACATTATTATATGTCTTAGTAACTTATCTGCTGTGGCCTTTGTTTGCCGCACATAAAATAGCCTAGGGCAGGGTCACTACAGACTATCATTGATTGTATGAAAGACTTTCGATATGAGATTTCTCTTGCACACAATTTCAGTTATAATGGACAAGTTACTGGTAGACCTATTTGCATGACTTCATCCTCAATGTTTTTTTTTCGTCAACTATTTGCTTTTTATTTTCAGTTTTCACTGGTGTAACTTTGAAGGTGCGATTAAAAAAAAACGTCAATAACCTGGTCTATGATTTAAGAATATAAACACATCTTTAAAAACCAAAATCTATTTCAGTACGTGAATTATTATGCCTATATCAATATTGTACACAAAATGTATAAATGTCTATGCAtagcctgtgtgtgtggaggggagggaTCAAATTCCTTCAGTTCGTCATTCTCAGTCGGTCGACCAATCATATTCGGGTATTCTCGGGTATTCTGAAGCCGCACAGTAACTCACTTATAAAGTCCGCTTGCAAAGGATTTCAGTTCAAAGCACGTACACGTTCTGGGGATACTATTTGACTGGATCATTTTCTCTTTTTACCGAAAAAAGTTACAGCAAATCATCAGCTGTTGCTCGAGTGTGGAGACGCCTGCAAACAAGACAAGGTTATTATACCATTTTTCAGAAAGACATATGCATAAAGACATTATTTCTCCAAACGGCGTTGTGCAGTTGACAGCCTCTTTGCAGGAGCAAAGAGCGTCTACTGTTACTTTTTCTCCACTTTTGGACATTTGAAAGACTTTGGCAGTACTTTCATATTTCGTGCGTAATTGTTAGACAACATTTTTCGTATGAATCTACTCGACCCCTTTCTGAAAATGACAGACGAACAAGACAAATGTCTCTCAGACGCACCGAGTCCGAGCATGTCAGAGGACTCTGTGGGATCTCCGTGCCCGTCCGGGTCTGGCTCCGACACCGAGAACACCAGACCGTCAGAGAACGGACTGCTGATGGGTCCGGACGGTCCCCTCGTCGAGTTCAAGAAGGACGACGATGACAAATTCCCCGTATGCATCCGCGACGCGGTGTCCCAGGTCCTGAAAGGCTACGACTGGACCCTGGTTCCAATGCCAGTCCGAATGAACGGATCTAGTAAGAACAAGCCCCACGTCAAGAGACCGATGAACGCGTTTATGGTTTGGGCGCAAGCCGCCCGGAGAAAGCTGGCTGATCAGTACCCGCATCTCCATAACGCTGAGCTGAGCAAAACTCTGGGGAAACTGTGGAGGTGAGTCTCAGTCCTCTTtatcattactcccacatttgtaTTTCGAGTGGCAACGCGTCTGTGGTTTTATTATTGAAACAAGTTTCTACTCCATTCTACTTTTACGCATGCATTTTACGCACACATGTTAACTCGATACTGTGATCTTACGTAATTGAACATTTGAAATAAAAAGGTATGTTATGCTGCATTAAAATAGGAAACTATTTTGCTGTCAATTGAATATTTTATTTACTCATGTATCCATTTGCCTTTTACGCACAGGCTACTCAATGAGGGTGAGAAGCGTCCGTTCGTGGAGGAGGCAGAGCGATTGAGGGTACAGCACAAGAAAGACCACCCTGACTACAAGTACCAGCCCCGGCGGAGGAAGTCCATGAAGAACGGACAAAGCGAGTCTGATGACGGCAGTGAGCAGACGCACATATCGCCAGGCGCGATCTTCAAGGTGCTCCAGCAAGCTGACTCTCCAGCCTCTAGCATGGGAGAGATGCACTCCCCCGGAGAACACTCCGGTAAGAAGAGCGATAATGGTTTGTGCCTATAGCAATGGTCTCATTCAGCATGTGTTCGTCAATGTATACACGGTATTTGACACGTTTACTGCTGCTAGACTTTTTATAACAATACATGTGTGTGAAGGTATATTACGTGAACAGTTTAAGAGTAATACTATCGGATATGTTCTCTGAGTTTAACTTGATATCTAGATTAATTTGACCACTTGCAAAGCTCTTATGTTTTCCTATTCAATTACATCCACGGGTCTGCTCTTGCTCTGAGATTTGCATCACAGAAAGCCTATATGTATTCTATATGTAacccattctctccctctctctcttaggcCAGTCCCAAGGGCCCCCCACCCCTCCTACCACCCCTCCTACCAAGACGGACATCCAGGTGGGCAAGGTGGACCTGAAGCGGGAGGGTCGCCCCTTACATGAAGGCACAGGTCGCCAGCTCAACATCGACTTCCGGGACGTGGACATCGGCGAGCTGAGTAGTGACGTCATCTCCCACATCGAGACCTTCGATGTCAACGAGTTTGACCAGTACCTGCCTCCCAATGGTCACCCGGGTGCACCTGGTGGTGCCACTGGCCAAGTCTCCTACACCGGTACCTACGGCATCAGCAGCTCTGTGGTCAGCCAGGCAGCAGGGGGTGCCACAGGGCACAGCTGGATGACGaagagccagcagcagcagcactccCTGACCACGCTGGGTAATGGAGGGGAGCAGGGCCAGAACCAGAGGACCCCCACACACATCAAGACAGAGCAGCTGAGCCCCAGCCACTACAACGATCAGCAGAGCTCCTCCCCTCCGCAGCATGTCAACTACGGCTCCTTCAACCTGCAGCACTTCAGCTCGTCCTCCTACCCCTCCATCACCCGGGGCCAGTATGACTTTTCTGACCACCAGGGCGGCACCAACTCCTACTATAGCCACGCAGCCGGGGGCCAGGGCTCAGGGCTCTACTCCTTCAGCAGCTACATGAGCCCCAGCCAGAGGCCCATGTACACCCCCATCGCAGACACAACCGGGGTGCCCTCCGTACCCCAGACCCACAGTCCCCAGCATCACTGGGACCAGCAGCCAGTGTACACACAGCTCTCCCGGCCCTGAGGACACAATCATCTACACGAACACACACTTACATAGACTGATAGGCATGTCTATCTTGCAGAGGGAGACTTTGTCACAACATTCCAACATTAGTTCCCAGAAAACAGACACTTGAATTTCCAACAGAGGAAGAACACGACAGAGTAGGTGAAGGAGAGCTGGACTTGTAGGAACTGAAACTAGATCAGAATAGCTCACAACAGGCCTTTTTAATTTGTTTtgaggaaatatattttttagcaAGAACAGAAAAAAAGCATTGAGAAATCCTCTGTGAGGACTTATTCAATTGTTGATATTTTTAATAGGTACTGTGTATGTTTTCTTACCTTTTTTACTCTGGCAGTTTGTTTTTTGGTGGGATATTTTTGTAGAAAAAAGCTTTATTTGTATCCAGTTCAGCAGGAAACCACTCTCAGTAGTGCAGTTCTCTATTCCATGGCTTCAATTCTCTGGTGAAGTTTTGTACAGGCAGTAAATCGCTATCCTTTTTTGGTTGTGTTTGTTTCCTGCAGTGCATTCTGCTTACAGTATATGTTCTGTGCCATCCAACAAAATAAATTACATTTGTATTAGTGCAGTTTAGGGTTTCTCCATCAATGATTTCTCATGATTATAACACGTTCTTAGATGTAAGAGGCACATGCTGGGAATGGCAACGAAATAATTTGACGTTATCGTTTTGTGCAGGAGATTCCAGCCTTTTGCACCATTAGTGCCTAGTATATCAGAGGTTGGGTGGAAGGGTGTTTGTGGGTTTTCTACAGCACATATTATAGAAGAGAGAAGCCACAGCTGAGATTATACTTACCGTCTGACAGCATGTGTTTGACAGCCACAGGAAGTGCCCTTTGACCTCTCGGGTGTCCCCTGCAGTCCATCACCACACCAGTGTCATTTTACAGCCCTCCTGCCTGCTCTGACCCCCTCTGTCTTAAccctttaatttattttttaaattaattattatttagcattttcttctttatttGATACTTTATACAACAAATTAATTTGTCTTAAAAATAAATTATCTTCTGGATATTAAATGTCATATAAATCTGCCTTTTTAGCCGAGTGGGTACTTTAAAAATGGTACAAACTGTAATCATGTTTTATTTATCGtatgtaaaatgtttattttaaatgttttatttgtcatTTTATTTGTCATTTTTTTCTATCTAGTTGTGTACGGATTATTTTTAATTGTGAATTTCTTGAGTTTGGATTCTAAACTATGGCTGAAAGAACTGGAAATACGTTTTTTTCTCATATGGACAAAGTTTTTACACTTATTTTTTATGCTGTGGCTGATATGCTTTATTAGAGGTACGTACCAGCATTCCTGTCTTCTCTGAGGAACAGTTTTTCTACGTCCTGCCACATACTATCTCAGTAATGATGTTTCTTTCTAATGCGTCTGAAGGACTTCTCGTTTTCTTCAGCTAGCTTAACATGTTACTGTACTTTCTTAAAAATAAGCTTAccttttgtattgtatttgcaaTAAAAGAGAAAATACTTTAGAAACAAAATGGTTGTTGATATTTTATTGCACATAACATGACCTACTTATTAAATAGGGTTGGGGGACAAATACACTCTAGTTAAATGGATAAGCATTATGCTACATAACATGGCATCTATATGTTGGAATTTATAACATTTATACCAACCATAACATTtatcccccccacattctgaaattgctgcacccccccccccccccactcccagttttatcattggaatacAAAAttgtgatacaaaatgaggcaACGGTGTGTTTTAGGACCATGAGGACACCTCCGAGCAGTCGGGCAggctgttaggagtgtttattcgactggataaaaaaaatatatgtatatattatgtcCCCCCCCACGTCTAAAAACAAAGATGTGCCCCTGATACCAACCCAATATCAACATCATCGTTTtattgagacagagaggtagacagaaaGAGTTAAAGATGAAGAACCTGAAGGAAGGCTCTTTTTCTCTTATTTTCTCATGCTTTCTCTTCTGTCAGCTGTCGCAGCAGGgggtccgtccctccctccctccagtctgcATGTTGTTAGACTCTGGGTCTTTGCTGGGGGAGGCTACTCGGCAGAAAAACAGTAAAACCGTGAAAAAAATTAGAATTAATTTTGAATTTAAAGCAGGGGACTTTGCGTCCCTGCCAGCAAAGCTCTCTTTAAAGATATTCAGTGCTGCCATCCTTTAAAGGTCAACTGAAGGAAATGTTGACTAGCTTCACCACACCAGTGAACCAAGTgccattttcttattttttaataCTATAAATCACACCTTTTGGAAGCTATTGTGATTGTTGAAACCATAATGTAATAGTCGGTACACATGGCATAGGAGGGCCATAAAATAAGATTTGATCCATGTTATTGTATGTTTTTAATACCAGAATCATTATCAGCCTCATTGTTTGACCCAATTTAGTTTTATATGGCCTCCATCCTTTTGATCCATTTAATCGTTTGCATCTTTTTGAGAGATGTACCGTATGTTGATTCTGGCAACTGTGTTTTTCCTTTTGTTTTTACTTTGCAAACATCATGCAAAGCCAAATCCCCCGTGGCTTAGGGTAGAGAAGTGAGAGTGACATCGACATTGCGTTCAGCCTTTTAGTGTGAGAGAAAAATGCCACTTGCTAAAGTGAAACTACCACTTTAGCTGAAGTATCCACTTTCCCTTGTATGTAATTACCATATTATTTTGCCGTCAATGAcatttacatattattattatcatattaCATGATCTGGCTGTACACTTTTAAGTCATTGGCTGATCAAGGTGGGAGGAGATTATCTAGCACCTATATCCAGCAATCCGATTGGAAGACATCATTTTGGCACCGGACAGGTAGGAAAGAGGGGTgggcagagaagagagggaacatGAGCAACagaaagggtgagagagggagagagatgacttCAGTTGAAAGCAGCAGCAGGACACATCTGAAAAAGACATCAGTATCCCTGCTCTTCTAACGGGGAAATTGTAGGACTTGGGAGTGGACAGGTGACATGTTACACATGTATGTTTTCCCCGCCAATGCGCTCCCAGGCCAAGTCACATGCTAGGGTGTATGGGCTCAGTCCCAACAGCGCACTGAAATAAGATGAATGGTCTCGCCCTGTGACAAGACATGTTGCTTAGCATAATCCTCAACCCATCAACCAATCTTTATCGAGCTACCTTGTCGGCGTAGACCTATGCCTTATTTCTGACCAACCGTAGTGCGAGTAGAGCATGACCATATGCAGCTGTCCAATCCAATCCTCCAACAAGAAGAGACTCAGTAGCGTAGATCTGTTAACTATAGAAATCATCACTCCAGCTACGGAGTTCACCCGTTGCTTTGAATGTTAAGTATGACACTGTAAAAACATTGTTATTATGGAAATAGTTACATTTATTTGATTGGCACCACCGCTTGAATGGGGAACTCAGGGCAACTCAAGAGACTGAGATCACGGGTGACTAAACAGAAACCTAACCGTTTGAGTGGAACTAATCATATACTCAGCTGCTCTGAGGGACAGGTCTAACTACAACCCCACTACTGATAACCATACGATACCCTATAGCCATGATAGTGGTGACAGTGAaggaccaaatcaaatcaaatctatttataaagcccttcttacatcagcagatgtcacagaaacccagcctaaacaggcaagcaatgcagacgtagaagcaTGGCGGCTAGAAAAaagtccctagaaaggcaggaacccaggaagaaacctagagaggggtggccagtcctcttctggctgtgctagGTGGAGATgatctcctccaccgcacaaTCCAGAAGGGGGTGGTGCAAAACCGGACagaaagatcacgtcagtgactcaacccactcaagtggaaTATAGCGAAAAAGCCGCCTCAGTTCCTGTTCACTTCAGGCTCTCTGGCTGAGTAGAAAGGAAGTTGACTGGGTCTGAAAATCTCCCAAGGCACCTATTCGTGGTGAAGGGGGTGAGTCACCCCCTAACAAAGAAAATGCCATCTTAAATGATATCCATTATGATTGTGTCAATAGGCTTGTGCAGCGTTCAACtcgcacagacacacaaacattcTCTTCAACTTTATATGTACTGTGTCCTATAATTACCCCAGCGTTCAACTCGCACAGACACACAAACCTTCCCTCCATCTTTATATGTACTGTGTCCTATAATTGCCCCAGCGTTCAACttgcacagacacacaaaccTTCTCTCCGTCTTTATATGTACTGTGTCCTATAATTACCCCAGCGTTCAACttgcacagacacacaaaccTTCCCTCCATCTTTATATGTACTGTGTCCTATAATTACCCCAGCGTTCAACttgcacagacacacaaaccTTCCCTCCATCTTTATATGTACTGTGTCCTATAATTACCCCATTGCTGAGTTATGCGCTAGCTAACTGTGTGGGTGCAGAGCACATGACGGACTGGGTGAGGACCAGACCCCAAACttggcttatacacacacacacttacacacacacacttcccagaGGCCTGCAACAGCGGCGGAAGCAGGGACACTGGGTTTGGAGTGGCTCAATCCGTGGGCAGTTTTCCCAGGAGAAGTCCATTAATATTCCGAACAGACGACTCTATGGTAATCTGCCCCCTCCGAACCCAATGGGTGGTCCTTTTAAATGCAAAATTCCGCACAATAAGA harbors:
- the LOC106579008 gene encoding transcription factor Sox-9-B isoform X2, whose protein sequence is MNLLDPFLKMTDEQDKCLSDAPSPSMSEDSVGSPCPSGSGSDTENTRPSENGLLMGPDGPLVEFKKDDDDKFPVCIRDAVSQVLKGYDWTLVPMPVRMNGSSKNKPHVKRPMNAFMVWAQAARRKLADQYPHLHNAELSKTLGKLWRLLNEGEKRPFVEEAERLRVQHKKDHPDYKYQPRRRKSMKNGQSESDDGSEQTHISPGAIFKVLQQADSPASSMGEMHSPGEHSGQSQGPPTPPTTPPTKTDIQVGKVDLKREGRPLHEGTGRQLNIDFRDVDIGELSSDVISHIETFDVNEFDQYLPPNGHPGAPGGATGQVSYTGTYGISSSVVSQAAGGATGHSWMTKSQQQQHSLTTLGNGGEQGQNQRTPTHIKTEQLSPSHYNDQQSSSPPQHVNYGSFNLQHFSSSSYPSITRGQYDFSDHQGGTNSYYSHAAGGQGSGLYSFSSYMSPSQRPMYTPIADTTGVPSVPQTHSPQHHWDQQPVYTQLSRP
- the LOC106579008 gene encoding transcription factor Sox-9-B isoform X1, producing MNLLDPFLKMTDEQDKCLSDAPSPSMSEDSVGSPCPSGSGSDTENTRPSENGLLMGPDGPLVEFKKDDDDKFPVCIRDAVSQVLKGYDWTLVPMPVRMNGSSKNKPHVKRPMNAFMVWAQAARRKLADQYPHLHNAELSKTLGKLWRLLNEGEKRPFVEEAERLRVQHKKDHPDYKYQPRRRKSMKNGQSESDDGSEQTHISPGAIFKVLQQADSPASSMGEMHSPGEHSGKKSDNGQSQGPPTPPTTPPTKTDIQVGKVDLKREGRPLHEGTGRQLNIDFRDVDIGELSSDVISHIETFDVNEFDQYLPPNGHPGAPGGATGQVSYTGTYGISSSVVSQAAGGATGHSWMTKSQQQQHSLTTLGNGGEQGQNQRTPTHIKTEQLSPSHYNDQQSSSPPQHVNYGSFNLQHFSSSSYPSITRGQYDFSDHQGGTNSYYSHAAGGQGSGLYSFSSYMSPSQRPMYTPIADTTGVPSVPQTHSPQHHWDQQPVYTQLSRP